A DNA window from Salvelinus namaycush isolate Seneca chromosome 30, SaNama_1.0, whole genome shotgun sequence contains the following coding sequences:
- the LOC120024801 gene encoding anoctamin-9-like yields MTSYFGEKVALYYLWLGWYTILLVPAAILGVIVFLYALAFFNTSPLIKEVCESDTVMCPRCDKWCQVWQLRDTCTYAKVSHLFDNEGTVFFAMFMAVWATIFLELGKRHKATFVSKWKVFDWCEEEEELILGVVNDPDCHPKEFRHSYLRSTLVLVLVTLMLVLIIGLTQALVVFRVVAAVLLSEGTWEFVRDHANTVAVMLGAVLHYFTMQVMTRVNKAVALKLCEIEKTQSIAATERSFTVKMFTFQFFTLFSSLIYVAFFLGSVHRINGRPGSYVRIFGKWRLEECHPSGCLTDLFIQMAVIMLLKQTLNNIFEFTVPWFKSYFRRTTTKKLERKCGDCYKNACREEEKRGHDPCDICKLHDWLRNYDLNDVNFFSLFNEFLEMVLQFSFTTIFVAAFPLAPLLALINNIFEIRLDAIKMVSLERRLVPKKTNNIGIWNKVLEAIGVLAVIANGLVIGVSSDFIPRLVYHYHYGPCANGEDNVHCMKGYINDTLSTAQITDLNVRKDFSPSQLITESGFNVTQCSYKDYRNDVDYSLTSQFWLIIAVRFAFVVLFEHVVVIFKCIAAWFVPDSPVVVKNDRLKDKLSRLKEELQDMKYSQSTDV; encoded by the exons ATGAC GAGTTACTTTGGAGAGAAGGTGGCTCTGTATTACCTGTGGTTGGGCTGGTACACCATCCTGCTGGTCCCTGCAGCCATTCTGGGTGTGATTGTGTTCCTGTATGCACTGGCTTTCTTTAACACCAGCCCCCTCAT AAAGGAGGTCTGTGAGTCTGATACCGTTATGTGCCCGAGGTGTGACAAATGGTGTCAAGTATGGCAACTGCGTGACACCTGTACCTATGCCAAG GTGAGTCATCTGTTTGACAATGAGGGAACGGTGTTCTTTGCTATGTTCATGGCAGTCTGGG CTACCATTTTTCTGGAGCTGGGGAAGAGACACAAAGCAACGTTTGTGTCCAAATGGAAAGTCTTCGACTGGTGCGAGGAAGAG GAGGAGCTCATCCTGGGAGTAGTCAATGATCCAGACTGCCATCCCAAAGAGTTTCGCCATTCTTATCTGCGCAGCACTCTTGTTCTGGTGCTGGTCACTCTCATG TTGGTTCTGATCATCGGGCTAACCCAGGCTCTGGTGGTGTTCCGTGTGGTTGCTGCTGTGCTGTTGTCAGAGGGAACATGGGAGTTTGTAAGGGACCATGCCAACACTGTAGCAGTAATGCTGGGTGCTGTACTACACTACTTCACCATGCAAGTTATGACCAGA GTCAACAAGGCCGTAGCCTTGAAGCTGTGTGAGATAG AGAAGACACAGTCGATTGCGGCCACTGAGAGGAGCTTCACTGTTAAGATGTTTACCTTCCAGTTCTTCACCCTCTTCTCCTCACTCATATATGTGGCATTTTTCCTGGGCAG TGTGCATAGGATAAATGGTCGCCCAGGCAGCTATGTTCGTATTTTTGGTAAATGGAGATTGGAGGAG TGTCATCCCAGTGGCTGCCTCACTGACCTCTTCATTCAAATGGCCGTCATCATGTTGCTCAAACAGACACTGAATAACATCTTTGAGTTTACTGTGCC CTGGTTCAAGAGTTACTTCAGAAGGACTACAACTAAGAAGCTGGAGAGGAAGTGTGGCGACTGCTACAAAAATGCATGTCgcgaagaggagaagaggggccATGACCCATGTGATATCTGCAAGCTGCATGATTGGCTGCGCAACTACGATCTGAATGACGTAAACTTTTTCAGTCTCTTCAATGAGTTTCTGGAAATGG TTCTTCAGTTCAGTTTCACCACCATCTTTGTGGCGGCCTTCCCCCTGGCCCCTCTACTGGCCCTCATCAACAATATCTTTGAGATCCGTCTGGATGCCATCAAGATGGTCAGCTTGGAACGCAGATTAGTCCCCAAGAAAACCAATAATATTG GTATATGGAACAAAGTTCTGGAAGCTATTGGTGTTCTGGCTGTCATTGCTAATGGGCTAGTCATTGGGGTGTCCTCAGACTTCATCCCTCGGCTggtctatcactaccactacggACCCTGTGCCAATGGAGAAGATAATGTGCA CTGTATGAAGGGCTATATCAACGACACCCTATCCACTGCTCAGATAACAGATCTGAACGTGCGGAAGGACTTTTCCCCCAGTCAACTGATCACAGAGAGCGGCTTCAATGTTACACAATGCAG CTATAAAGACTACAGAAATGATGTTGACTACAGCCTCACCTCCCAGTTCTGGCTCATCATAGCTGTACGCTTTGCCTTCGTTGTCCTATTTGAG CATGTAGTGGTCATCTTTAAATGCATTGCTGCCTGGTTTGTGCCTGACTCCCCTGTGGTGGTGAAGAATGACAGACTGAAGGATAAACTCAGTAGACTCAAAGAGGAACTGCA GGATATGAAGTACAGCCAGTCCACAGATGTGTGA
- the LOC120025238 gene encoding protein TSSC4-like, whose product MCEQEDHGDGARNKLSNSDAIKLTDDLSLSDSDPEERNESIDPEVEDLSSSDDEVHQNSGLGPGPKKPAFSLTGGSSSFSNRSRSIFDCLESAAKLSSSHLGQDNVIDGVFARPPPPPLLPSGKKYGEKVGELVSKPPQKRGVPDYLVNPERWTRYDLEDVPETSDSKNSMVAQQYIQSLQQQKENTMEDDPEEPFIPTFNQGQSSSSEHKIVFSRPSRPQKDDAEEVNKPDRTKKVGMGLCHLDDEEEEGIGLAIAPQRPKESERKRKWTPVGDEEGALSDRKDQPPIGFVINRNVNRKNFRKTSEKDED is encoded by the coding sequence ATGTGTGAGCAAGAGGACCACGGAGACGGTGCCCGTAACAAGCTGTCCAACAGTGATGCCATCAAGCTGACAGATGACCTCTCTCTGAGTGACTCCGACCCTGAAGAGCGTAATGAGTCCATAGACCCAGAGGTGGAAGACTTGTCCTCATCTGATGATGAAGTGCACCAGAACTCCGGCCTTGGTCCCGGTCCCAAGAAACCCGCATTCAGTCTGACAGGTGGCAGCTCAAGCTTCTCCAACCGCAGCCGAAGCATCTTTGATTGCCTGGAGAGTGCCGCTAAGCTGTCCTCATCCCATCTGGGCCAGGACAATGTCATTGACGGGGTCTTTGCAcgtccccctccacccccactgCTGCCAAGTGGAAAGAAGTATGGGGAGAAGGTGGGGGAATTGGTCAGCAAGCCTCCTCAGAAGAGAGGCGTGCCAGATTACCTGGTGAATCCTGAGCGCTGGACGCGTTATGACCTGGAGGATGTGCCAGAGACCAGTGACAGCAAGAATAGCATGGTGGCTCAGCAGTACATACAAAGCCTGCAGCAGCAGAAGGAGAACACGATGGAAGATGATCCTGAAGAGCCTTTTATACCTACTTTCAACCAGGGCCAGAGCAGTAGCTCAGAACATAAGATTGTGTTCTCCAGGCCTAGCCGGCCACAGAAGGATGACGCTGAAGAAGTTAACAAGCCTGATCGAACCAAGAAGGTAGGGATGGGTCTCTGTCACTTagatgatgaagaagaggagggtaTAGGCCTAGCAATCGCCCCCCAACGCCCAAAGGAGAGTGAGCGGAAGAGGAAGTGGACCCCGGTGGGGGACGAAGAGGGCGCGCTGAGTGATAGGAAGGATCAACCGCCTATTGGCTTTGTCATTAATAGGAACGTCAACAGGAAGAACTTCCGCAAGACGTCAGAGAAAGATGAGGACTGA